In Acipenser ruthenus chromosome 1, fAciRut3.2 maternal haplotype, whole genome shotgun sequence, the genomic stretch cagcagtttcaaatcaccacattataaggaatccatctaccatcattagacaatagtatagtggattaataacaaggtacattatagtatattattacaaacttaacacaaaaacataacacaacaccttttaacttctataattcaatggatatcataatgtctagaggtcttgttgttcaatagaaggataAATAAACTGTATCATTCTCCCATtgaattaaatcgaatactgctccagcttttaatcttcttatcactacagcaaagtcgtgaacaagcaataatacttgtcagttttaaataatatgttttctcattatagcaaatacttaaaacatattattaatcttatgaaataactgttatgaactataaacagtgtcaattagcactgaacctgtttcattataagataatctttcaattaatttacctctgtttatcagttgctataatattactttggtgaatccctcttaagatttaaatccaaatataggccagtataactgcattcaactaggcttgacccttctctttgttcatacaaaatccagccgagacaggatttttttctcaagacctctggcttgttagttaatcttttggtcataaagagtctcttcttatcttgtggttttaggacataaatttgtagattaacgttcacttttagccggaatggtgctttttatcaagtgtcatgctttctgaagataagatatactagtggtaaatcgttcattatatatatatatttaaaaattctcAGATTACTAAATGTTCAATTAGAACcatatgtagactgacctatttcatggagcaagagagccatccactggtggtacaaggatactctttctttatccttcctaatatctttgacacttcattttataatacattccatatttgaaattgcctagtccatgtcctgcatatcccagcgttcccagcaggattcaacttctgtgccgggttcagctctggttggttccgcaaaaacgacaacaggcccctttatccaaagtttagcatcacaggtgtgagacgccatcttcctcacttcgtacctacaagatacttggacacgtttagctgggacaccttctacacattccaatttacctagatgtgcccatttcactaaatgacctccttcacaatttatgcattcaatcctcttaatatcctttggatctacatttagatgagagaaagaaattccttcagaatcattacattcaaacaagattctacagtgtttagctaaatgactacaggctggacaaagtttgggcccagtcactgatgacttgctttggcacatattacatgcacacataacaagaggattatgtttcaatttgtgtgtcagggttaattctacaccatgtacaatagttctggatctgtatacattgttactatacattcccttctgttcgcacagagtcactttgcgaggtacgccttccatccagaacactgacggaggccaaaactcactgttattcatattttctggtatccaattactgttctgcctcacatcatcagttggcagacacaatacaactgaatctgattcaattgatgaaccaacagctgtagctaccgagatcctccatgcaaaaggagtcaatattttactgaccagcctagctgattcagcgttACTTGCGACAGGTCAAAGATTCATATTAATGGCCACTATCTTGGCTGCACATAATAGTCCCAGCCCCCACTAAGGTTCTCAATATGGTATAGTTTTCATTTTGTACCGGTTTTTGGAAatcttatatatttttgtactggAGGAAGCACTGTAAGACAATGCATGTAAGTAGACCGTGAACAATAATGGATTCCTATTTACATAATCTTGCTTTTTAACTGAAtaactgcagcacagacagagcTGGAGACAAGGTTTGATGAGACCGTCCACTCCATAATGCCATTCTCAGCCAACTCCAATCCTTACCTAAACACACGATTCAGACCCTTGTGCGTAACACTGTGAGTGAAGTTCTTATCAAATCTATTTTTAATACTTTGGCAACACAACAGTCAGGGAGACTTGGGGATTGCTGATTTCCAAACCTCtttccagcattttaaaaactgCTGCCTTCAGGGAAGTCCCAATGACAGGACTATTCTGAAAGTTTGTCGGGGGGGTAAATCTGCATAGTTATTTTGAGTTCACCATGCATTTACTTTGCTTTTCCCATGCTAATACTAGATCAGAGAAAAATATGGAGACGTCCGACACACACTCACAAGCAGGTGAGGTACAACTGTAATGATTTATAAAGATCCCTGGACTGAATGATAATTAGGAAGCCATTCTTCTATTCTTAATCTGGTTTTACTGTAATAATCTCAATATAGACCATGTTGTCTGTCAGGTTAGGGAACAAATGCAGCAAACTGACATAAACCTGTATAAGGAAAGGCCTATAGGAATGGACGCTTTACCGTTTCTGTTGTGGTTTTAAACTCACATTGGTAAGACTCAGCCGTGTATGAATTGTAGCTCTTTGTGTGTCTGTAGATGGGGCTGGGTTACACATTGTAACTGGACAGTTTTAGAGACGTGAACATGCATGTGGGTGGCTGTATGTGAATGTGTACATTGTGTGCGTGAATTTGTACATTGTGTTTCAATGTGTacattgtgtgtgaatgtgtacaTTGTGTGGGAATGTGTACACTGTGTGTGGGAAtgtgtacattgtgtgtgtgaatgtgtacaTTGTGTATGAATgtgtacactgtgtgtgtgaatgtgtacaTTGTGTGGGAATGTGTACACTGTGTGTGGGAAtgtgtacattgtgtgtgtgaatgtgtacaTTGTGTATGAATgtgtacactgtgtgtgtgaatgtgtacaCTGTGAGTGTTTGTGGAAGATAATGTGGGCGATTTTGCATAGATACAAATGAGGCGTGTTTGAGTGTGGGTGTGAGGCTTACTTCTATTTACAAGCACTAATGTTAGGAGAGAATGCCCTGTCCTGAAAaaacaagttttaacagtacttGTTAGGACCTGACTCAGTTGACTGCTACAGACAAATATAACCCACGCTAGATCAAAGGTATATAAAAGTACGAGCCAGCAGCATCTAGTGAGCTACCACCTTGGATCAGGTTTCCTTTTGCTTGCACTGCTGTCCACAAGATGGTGCTGGCGCTTAGTTATAGTGGAGACAATTTGGCTGATCGAGgataaggctgggaccaaatcaaaactttgacaacctgctaatcgcacttaacaaaactgtatttaatagcattttctttttatgagtagaagaaataagatacttacaaaaaaaagaaaacgctattaaatacaattttgttaagtgcgattagccgGTTgttaaagttttgatttggtcccagcctaattTACATATAGTATGTTTATTTTAGGCAACTACAACTGAAGAGAAACTCttaaactcatagtcaaagcaccatAACAGTtatcataacatttttaaaaacacaatatctGAAAAATTGCAATGCATACATTCTTTATCAAATTTGGTAGTTTGACACCagttagttttaataaaattagtttTCTTTTCTGAACCCCATTTTCTTGCTATATGTGTCACCTTGCATCTTCACATGGACTCCCTCCTTTCAGTAAAGTGGTATTTCAGAATGTATAGCAGCAATGTTAGGTTTGCATTAGATTTTCCTGATTCTGAAGCACATATTAAATTAGGCAATACGTTGCATCCAGTAAAAGTGTGGGTTTAATGAAGCAGCTTACACGAGTGCCAAGGTATTACACAATATCTTCCCATACACTTTGACAAGCAATTACGCAACTCTGCATTAATTCAACCTTTTTTTCAGTTTCCCCTCCATATCCCTGTACTGTGGGTTTCCTATGTTTTTGCCCATACTATTAGTTATGTCTATACTTCTGCAGTCAGGTAGGAGTCCCAATGGCTTCATTTTTTGGGAGTGCGCTATAATAAAGTGTACAACTCGTTTCAAACCAAGTAGTAATTACTGGCAGCCATCTGGCcccagagaaaaccattcaaggTTTCTACTTTGTGCGACAGCTGCTTGGACCCACAAGACTCCAATCCAAAAGTACctcggtgttttttttttcttctttttgttacTTATCAGCACCCAGATTGaaaggttgtgggttcactcCCTGACCAGGCTTGATGTTGTGCAGTTTGCAGCTCTGTTTTTTTGGAAGCAAAATATATTGCCACCTACTGTATGAGATGTTTCTGAGTCTCCACTCAACTATTGCCCCTTTTTTTCTTCATATCGCCCATGCCAAACATCTTTAAAtaacaagcattaataccctgtatctttctaaacaagggatttaggggatctccctaataaaagctgcatctcaaaacaataattgtgtgaatattgtaattgttacagctgtgtataatggtattcaTAACAGGCTTAATTTATCCggctttttacatatccgccctgactctggtcccaccgcaatCGGATAggcaacggattactgtattctCAGTCTTCACATATTTTTTCCAATAGTGTGACTCACTTAACAGTTTGCCTGTAAcaagctttgtaaaaaaaaaaaaaaaaagaaaatcacatttGAAAGCACTACCATATTTATTGTTAGTTTTggaattacaacaaaaaaaacaatgtaccAAATCATACGTGAATTTCACTCActtctctttttttattcttaGCCCTAATCTTAACTTGATCTCACATTGTATTACTTACTCTCACCTCTGGATCTTCACAATGGTTTGTGTAATTCATTTCCATGTTTGTAAGTTCAGTCTTCTGATATTGCTGGAAGGTTACAATACATAACCAGTAATGTAATGAAGCTGTCATTAACTATATACAGATTTAATATTTCCTTAACCAGCGCTTTAAACAAAAATCACACCAGGAAAACACAGCAAATTTCATAACACAGTATTTTCCTTAGCACTACAAAGTATAATAAGTAtttcaaaaaagttttttttttttttcgactgtTGAAGGAACTAGATGAATGTGACAATTTCAAGCAATTTATTAAAATCGGAACTGTTTTGATGTTTTGCTTGAACTCTTTATGTGGGAAAATTGTTTGAAAATGTCTCAAACAAATAGTGACGAGTGAAGTCTATCATCACAGAAAAATACTGCTGATCAAAAATAATATACACCTCCTCTATTTAAGTGATCCAGGTGATTATCATGGAGAAAGACACACTTAGTGCTTCTTAAATTCAGATTGAATAAAACAAGTAGAGGAACTAGTGATTCATAGAATGGAATGTCAGTATCTCTTACCAGATAAATATTTAATGCAATTAGTACActgctaataaaagttacaaaaaaagtttaacagTGGAACACCGAACATTTTTTCATATATTAATGACATACATTTATGTATATGCTCCACTTTTTCATTCCTTTTAAATTAAGCTGGGAGCCAGTCCTTAGGCGTGGAGACTCTGGATCTTCTGAAGGGATGGACTTGTTCTTTACTCATATATGGACGGGAAAGGATTTCTTCCAGCTTTTTCTGGTAGGTTTGCTGAGAACTGATCCCTGCATCAAACTCGTGCCACTCCTCAGCTTTCTCAGCCTCTCGGAGTTGCTGCTGGTATGCCATCTGGGCAAACAAATCGTCCTGGTATTCCAGGTTCACTCTCTTTTGTCTTTAAATGCAAAATAGTTACAATTAACACACATACTAAAGGGTGCTACTAAACTGAAGGACACAGGAGGACAaatattagttttctttttttaaaagtctgaaCGACAGGGTTTTCTTAGTAGAAAAGTTTGAAGAACAGGGTTTTCTTAATAGAATAGTTTGAAGGCCGGGATTTGTAACAGAAAAATGTGAATGACAGAGGTTTTCACTTTTCCATTGATAGAAACCTGTCCTTCACACTTTTTAAGTAAGAAAACTTGTAGAAATCTGTAGTATATTGTTATTTAACAGCATATCTCTGGCACCTTTTGTCACTGTGACAATTACTATATTACTATGAATATaggtaagcaataacacacaacagggcGTGCAGTAATTATAAAATTGCAGCACACCGTGGGTGCGCTGTGACATGAGGCGGgtgttattgcgcttataaaattaCTTTGTTAAttttatgaaaagaaaacaaaaaaaaaaccactagaTTTTAAACTTCAAATTCCCTTGTATTGAATGTATCCTACCACCAGTGCAAAATAGTCCCTATACTTTGGTTGTAGAGACAACTAATTGGCTTGAACCTTTTACTGCTGAATTAATCGTTGTTTAATTTTTGTATAGATGCACAtccatttacttatttatttttatacagcagcTTGAATGtcttgtttttagtaaaactaaaaaaaatgtaagactAGAACTGTTTCCctacatgttttatacacattGATATGTACATTTAATGTTTACATTAATGACGCTCTGCAAAGTTGTTGACCCAGGCATGCTTTGATCTTTATGCagtttatttaagttttaaaaatgtgatgaggaaaaaaaaagttgaccaGTGCAGTACTGCAAAAAATCCTGCACGGTAATGTGATCAGCAACAACCAAACAGAGCGCTTAGTTTGCCCTTTTAGAATAGCTAGTAATGGAACCTCCCCAAGCAACAGTCATAGAAACAAACAAGGTGTTCtcgaaaactttttttttatggctttgagcttgtctggactGAAatgccttcctcattccattcaaaccacgtgacaatgtgacttttctactctgctttccccacctactctacattcAGAATACAGAAAGACTGTAGATGGGAATGGCATAATTGAAACATTACATTGTCCTGTAatttgaatagaatgaggaaggcttaagattctccagacaaactcaaagccaagtaaaggcAGACTTGGAGAAAAATGGAAATAACTCGGTATTAGAGAGCAACATAAATCAGAACCACTCAcagtgattgcaaacaccatgagCAGTTAGGGAAATATAGAAAAGCAATAAATTACGACAGGAGTGGACATACTTAGCTTGTCGTTCCTCTTCCAATGCGTTGTGCTCTTCAATGGCTTTGGCCAACAGCTCTCGGTCTTTGGCAAGTTCCATCTGCATTTGAGTATTTCCATCCACTTGTGGGAAACAGATAAAACACTCATGAATGGACATTAATTCACAGGAGTAACATTTAAATGCTTACATAAAACATTAGTGTAATAAATGTCTGGAATAAAGTGAAAAATGTCAGGAAGAACCATTCTTTTCACAGCCCTAAATCAATCTCAGAAATAGGTTCATACACTTTTCATGTAGGTATTCAGCAGTATCTCTGAACCACTAAAATTCTGCAAGGTTGCATttcaaaagtaattttaaaatctATATGATTAATAATACAATCCAGCTGAGTAAGAGTAAGAAGCCTGTAAAAAACACTATTTTAGGACTGCATTTAAAAGCCTAGCAAGGGTTATAGCAATAATCATAAAATGATGTAAACAACTTTCTTAGCAAGCTACTAAAAATATAGAACGTTGCGAGCAATTTAGAAATTGGAAACATTTTACCACATAGGCTAATTTTTAAGTAATGCCCACGGACAGCAAAACAGTAGACTCCTTACGTTTGTCCTGAATCTGAACCTTCCGTGTCTCCATGACCTCCTTCATGAGACGTTTCCTCGCCTCCTTCTCCAGACTCCACTGCTTGTCTCTCTTGGCCCAGGACTTCTTGAGCTCTGCCTCGAGTAGCTTGTCCAACTCCCTCTCCTGCTGTTTTTGCTCCTGTAGCTGTTGTGCCAGGTACTGCCTGTACCTCTTTTGCTCCTCACTGAGCTCTATCTACACAACACAACCACAGCTCTGCTGAGTGTGATACTCTCTTATCTCTATAATATTATACATCTTGCTCTTGTGGTTTACCACCACAACCCAGAgatggaattacagccttatatgtATAGTTctggtgtattttatttgttataaaaagaAGATAAtggaatacaaaaatacacaggTACAGGAACTAGTAAAGTGTCTTTTTGTTCTGACATCAAATCCCATTATAATTTTTTACCGACTTCAGTGATCAACAATTATTCAGTAATTGGCAATTaacaattattaataaaagtTCAGTACTTCTAGAACCTAGCATGTAAAGACATTAAGATTCTCATTGaaactttttttaacaaatgaacaGGTTACTTTTAATAGACATAGCATAACCTAAGCCACAATCACTAGGAACATAAATGTACCCGGTTTACAGCACTATGCGCTGATGATTTTCCATGCCACTTACCTTCCTCTGGTGCCTCTCCTCTGTCTCGTCGTGCACCTCGTTGAGAACCTGCTCCATGATCTTCATGTCCAGGGCAACCTCCTCCTGATACTCCCTGCCCAGGCGCCTAATCTTCAGACGCAGAGACTCGTCCAGGAGATTCTTGGTCTGCTGCTGATTCTGCAGCTTCTCAAGCCAGCCACGCTCCTTTTCTAGCTTCAGCAGCTCCCGCTGCTCCTTCTGTTTTTTAGAAAACAGCGCTTACAATCTAACCCACTTCTTAACAACAAAGTCTCAGGTTCACATTCCAATAATGAAATCCTCTTCAATGgtttaaaaggttttaaaactGAGCCTGATCAGATCTTTAGAAGTCCATGAGGttctttaatgatctaaacagaggcaGATCTAAAAACAGTTGGCAAACGTACTTGTTTTGATATTTTCATCtttatattttcattaaaatatcaCCGATCATCTATTTCACATCAGGGTTTTGCCATGAAAACAACATGTGCTGTTTCCATGAATCCGGAACATGATAATCAGCATatttacatgcattttaaattccTATTAGTATTCAGGATATTGAGCATCAGGAATACATATCCATAAATAAAAGGGCATGTAAAAAGCATATTTAGAATatgaaatgtaatatttcttaaatATAAAGTGCCTGACTCCTCTCATGGGATTAAGCCTTCTAATAACATAATtgtgataaagttaaaaaagatATAGCAGGAATACGTACAGCATTGCAGACAGTAACTGAAATTAATGTGTTTGCTGTAAAACCGTTTAGCATAGGTCTTATAAAATGTGTCTTTCATGTTATAAATTATATTGTTGAAACACTTGTCAAAACTCATTCTTTTTTTCTTAGTTTTATAGATTATTTTTGATAATCTATGCATGCCTTATCACACAAAtatgcaatattatatatatatatacaggctaacttcactataacaaacccccatgggtcctggagaaatgtttgttaaatcagggtgttcactataatagggtttggcatttttctgtatcagaataatgccaaaacggcaaatttgaattgaacatcagtatatagtacttttatgaggATTCCTTCACATTAATCAACATTTAAACAGTCaaatgtgtgggtaaccgcattgcaagacagaggagttggagttgaaacgccggcacagccgcgcaggatttattaaacacaaaacagaaaataaacaaatgggtcatgtgacgctaccaacaatggtaacgcacagaggacacatacaagacaggcaggcagcaaatctcaatcgagcgcccgtctgtaaacaattaCTTGATCAAACATAActacaaaaagcacacaaaacaaacccgtttccacatataaattacaccaagactaatttccccctgtgcagggcaattgccctgctacaggtatgtttaaaagaaaacagtaaagaaatgaaaaaggaaagaatgtacacttacatgctgaaaacagtaattacacatcctttctcttgaaaaaactaccCAGCGTACATTGCTCCTCATGCCCGTTGTCTGGTTGCAAGATGACaaacaggcaacgattgcattcgtcatgcatgattcgtactacaataagtcatctttgaattagcgttatttctgaattagtcaaccatggtctttgttttcaccgagagaataacacacttgacactggagaaagttcagtgtcagtcagtactgagatcattGTATTCGGGTtgatcctgtacgtgatcgttctactcgggctaatttgcattgacaAAAATCGGTTCTTGCAGTTGGGATAGTTAAAAACGGGTATTCGTTATAATCAGGGTTCGTAATAGTGAAGttagtctgtatatatatatataatctagtgCAAACATAGCTCCCTTACCAGCAGCTGGGCCTCCTCTTCCTTCAGACGTTTTTCTTCTGTCTTTTGGGCTTCAAGTGCTGCCCTTTGGACCTGGAGAACATCCAGCACCTCCCGTTTCCTCTCCATCTGTTTCAGTGCTTCCTGCTCCTCCCGCGCCTCTTTGGCCAGCCTGTCCTTGTCCCAGAGGTCAGCGAAGAGCTTCTCCTGCTCCTTCTCCGCCTTCCGGATCTCCTCCTTCATGGCGAGCTGGACCTTCCTGTCAGAGCAAACCTCGCCCTGTCGTCGGTGTGTCATCAGAGAACGCAGTTCCTCACACTGCTCCCTAAACACATATGCACACAGTTATATAAACTGTGGTATCCCAGTTCAATGAATTAGTAAGCTGATAAAAGCACTGTGGGGAAAATATAAATTCACACAATAAATGGAGCTAACATACTTCAGGAggatgtccttacataaaccacTAGCATCCTCCTGTGGCGAATAAAATCCATATACCACGAACGATCATTCAGTTTCCTCTGTATCCACAAGCCAGTTAAAACACAAGAAGCACAACCTCAAAAAGTATTCAGCCCTTTTCAGCTGAATGAAAAAGCTGTATGTTTTATTGCATTGCCCTGGCATTTTAAACCCTTTAAACAAATTCAACTACTGGCTTAAACGGATTCTGTCCAGATAGAATTCATTTAATTccactgattttaaaatgtatctcCTGTTTTGCTTAAGTCAGTTTTCCAGATGTATGACTTATTATTCTCGGTAATTAGAAGAATTACCCTTTGCCACATGTTACGACAAGGCACGGCTACAGTAAgggaaatctttttttattttttaatacaaaaaaggtTCAAAGCTACTAGTATTCCTACAATAGGTGCAAATAAGTGtgattttcaatattgtttaaaGGATTAGTATgttaaaatatgtaatatttaCCTAAATTATATCaacatgttttttgtatcattttttcatttaatagAAGAGTTCCAGTATCAATAATCGCTACTCTTAAGACTAACATTGTACAttcaaatcctgttatcctgcgATAACATGTCACAATACAGTTTGGACATGGCTTAACACAACCTTGTAACGAGGgacctgcaataaaaaaaaaaatgatcctcTTTAAATCCCAACAATGCAATGGAACTAAATATTTACCTGAACTGCTGATCTCGTTTTTCAACAACTAATTTTTGTCTCTcgctttctcttctctctctcagggtcttgGCTCTTTCTCTCATTTTAGCCTGTCGCTCTAATGTTGTCTCTTCCATGGATTCCATTTCGTTGATATAATGTTTCTCTTCAGTGTCCAACAGATCACGTAGCCTGCACgagaagaaaaatacattacacaagatcaaaatgtaatttcaaatgaTTATTTAAGcatgaacaaaaacaatgcatgcaTTAATTGTTACTGTTTGTTGTAATATGACATGCTATGTCAtagtgtattattatgtgtaagGATATGTGTTTACCCTTTAAAA encodes the following:
- the LOC131737136 gene encoding cilia- and flagella-associated protein 53-like, with amino-acid sequence MLVGPRSRPRCREFTGPTPHSVAVRAKFPSAKPPSFLILERRRHDEAREEVLAFTKYHSQCAMKSNWEKITDRRIMHGTVQRRVHEAMHQYKMGIEERRERLRDLLDTEEKHYINEMESMEETTLERQAKMRERAKTLRERRESERQKLVVEKRDQQFREQCEELRSLMTHRRQGEVCSDRKVQLAMKEEIRKAEKEQEKLFADLWDKDRLAKEAREEQEALKQMERKREVLDVLQVQRAALEAQKTEEKRLKEEEAQLLKEQRELLKLEKERGWLEKLQNQQQTKNLLDESLRLKIRRLGREYQEEVALDMKIMEQVLNEVHDETEERHQRKIELSEEQKRYRQYLAQQLQEQKQQERELDKLLEAELKKSWAKRDKQWSLEKEARKRLMKEVMETRKVQIQDKLDGNTQMQMELAKDRELLAKAIEEHNALEEERQAKQKRVNLEYQDDLFAQMAYQQQLREAEKAEEWHEFDAGISSQQTYQKKLEEILSRPYMSKEQVHPFRRSRVSTPKDWLPA